From the genome of Cryptococcus neoformans var. neoformans B-3501A chromosome 1, whole genome shotgun sequence, one region includes:
- a CDS encoding hypothetical protein (Match to ESTs gb|CF192874.1|CF192874, gb|CF186950.1|CF186950; Similar to gi|46096955|gb|EAK82188.1| hypothetical protein UM01325.1 [Ustilago maydis 521], FASTA scores: opt: 500, E(): 1.7e-22, (54.601% identity (68.098% similar) in 163 aa overlap (18-177:123-281)); HMMPfam hit to RRM_1, RNA recognition motif. (a.k.a. RRM, RBD, or RNP domain), score: 80.4, E(): 4.6e-21): protein MSQPESSVAPPRESYDERAASPLPRDYAEDKYSTRPPPARYDDELRDDSYSAKGGDTYRSDRPALEAPRRPAQAPPPVNPNPVLGVFGLSIRTRERDLEDEFMRYGDVEKVVIVYDQRTDRSRGFGFITMRTVDDAARCIEKLNGLSLHGRNIRVDYSATQKPHSSTPGQYMGAKRPAMTATVVGAMMIAEEATAIDVTTIAVIITVQVAADTTIEMAATGKESYGSRRTGDPYEGRSRRDDYSYDKYDKQDKYADYDYDRRSSRRSRYSASPARSTAAPAPEVPRY from the exons ATG TCTCAGCCAGAATCCTCTGTCGCTCCCCCTCGCGAATCATACGATGAGCGAGCTGCTTCTCCACTTCCGCGAGACTATGCGGAGGACAAGTACTCTACTCGTCCTCCACCTGCCAGATATGATGACGAGCTGAGAGATGACTCGTATTCTGCCAAGGGAGGCGATACTTACAGAAGTGATCGCCCTGCATT GGAAGCACCCCGTCGACCTGCTCAGGCTCCACCTCCAGTCAACCCGAACCCAGTTCTCGGTGTCTTTGGTCTTTCTATTCGCACTCGTGAGCGAGACCTCGAGGATGAGTTTATGAGATATGGTGATGTGGAGAAGGTTGTTATTGTTTATGACCAAAGG ACCGATCGTTCTCGAGGATTCGGCTTTATAACAATGCGAACCGTTGACGATGCGGCACGGTGTATTGAAAAACTGAATGGGCTTAGTCTTCACGGCCGAAACATTCGCGTCGACTATTCTGCTACTCAGAAACCTCACTCTTCCACACCTGGCCAGTATATGGGTGCCAAGAGACCA GCGATGACCGCTACGGTCGTGGGCGCTATGATGATCGCCGAGGAGGCTACGGCGATCGACGTCACGACGATCGCCGTGATTATTACGGTTCAAGTAGCAGCAGACACGACGATCGAGATGGCGGCTACAGGCAA AGAGTCTTACGGTTCTCGTAGGACTGGTGACCCTTATGAAGGTCGCAGCAGGAGAGATGATTACAGCTACGATAAATACGACAAGCAAGACAAGTATGCCGACTATGATTATGATAGGCGAAG TTCCCGACGAAGCAGATACTCCGCTTCTCCTGCTCGTTCTACTGCTGCCCCCGCCCCCGAAGTACCTAGGTATTAG